Proteins from a genomic interval of Corythoichthys intestinalis isolate RoL2023-P3 chromosome 3, ASM3026506v1, whole genome shotgun sequence:
- the ier3 gene encoding radiation-inducible immediate-early gene IEX-1, translating to MYSTSSTMVLHRREDLLGRRGTQPEVFTFEHIPEVMSSTAPTRPKKRCTRVMYPAKVRMHLPPPEKSAAKRCLLLLLLVLLWQIYTEDPCVETPTGTGHNAGDYQGFPTGGSGDAAPEMASSVVRGAEAPAEDSAVAGRTGNTMVALLVYHRLGADN from the coding sequence ATGTACTCGACGAGCTCCACGATGGTTCTTCACAGACGTGAAGATTTATTAGGCCGGCGGGGGACGCAGCCGGAGGTGTTCACGTTCGAGCACATTCCGGAGGTCATGAGCTCGACGGCGCCAACCCGGCCGAAGAAGCGCTGCACCCGGGTCATGTACCCCGCCAAGGTCCGCATGCACCTTCCGCCTCCGGAGAAGAGCGCGGCCAAACGTTGCTTGCTTCTCCTGCTCCTGGTCCTCCTGTGGCAGATCTACACGGAGGACCCGTGCGTCGAGACGCCGACCGGGACCGGCCACAACGCGGGTGACTACCAGGGCTTCCCGACCGGGGGCTCCGGCGACGCTGCTCCAGAGATGGCCTCCTCGGTTGTCCGCGGGGCGGAAGCTCCGGCCGAAGACTCCGCCGTCGCCGGGCGCACGGGAAACACCATGGTGGCCTTGCTCGTCTACCACCGCCTGGGCGCTGACAACTAA